The Candidatus Poribacteria bacterium nucleotide sequence AGTGATTTCAATGAACAACAAACGACGTTCGTTTTCAAATTTAGAGTGCAACGCGGCTAAACGCGCATGTGAGAAGCGGAAATTCCGAGAAAGAGTTGCGAAGTGTGCTAAAGTTAAGAAAGTTTCAAAGTATGCTAAAGTTGAGAAGTGTGCTAAAGTTGCAAGGGACGCTTGGGATGTCCAAATACCTCTTTCAACTTTACAGACTTTACGGACTTTAGATACACTTTACCCGACTTGCTTTCCTTTACGGACTTTAGAACATTTTACAGACTGTCTTTGCCTGCTCCTCCTTGTGCTCTATTTGGGTTGCACCCTACCCGAAGGCGAAATTGCGCAGCCAATCGAAATCCTCCCCTCGAACCGTGAACGGCACGCACCCCCTATATTAGGTATTCGTTACATCGAAACGATCGGTAGAACCGGACAGGGAGCGGGCGAATTTCGGACCCCTTTGGGACTCGCAATAGATGAAGAGGGCAGAATTTACATCGCCGATGCCGGTAATAATCGGGTGCAAGTGGTGGACGATGCTGGAAATTATATCATAGAATTCGGAAGTCGCGGATGGCAGACAGGGGAGTTCGATCACCCCACGGATATAGCGTTAAGTTTTCAAAGAAGGTACCGCCTCTATGTAGCAGACACCGGGAACAATCGGGTGCAATACTGCAATTTCGTTGATCGTATCTTTTATCCACTCAGTGAGAGCGCAGATGATGTCCTGCTTGACCGTCCCGAAGGTATCGGTATCGGACGAAATGGCGAAGTTTATGTCGTTGACACAGGTAATAACCGCTGGATTGAATTCAATCTGGCAGGGGTGCCAGTTGTCGCACGAGGAAGTTTCGGGAGCGGCAGCGAACAACTCTGGAACCCAACAGATCTCGATGTTGATGCCCACGGAAATGTTTACATCGTTGATACCGGCAATCATCTCATAAAAAAATACGACTTCAGTGGTAACCCTATTGACGTGTGGGGTGGCGAAGGCGACGCACTTGGACAACTCCAGGAACCGAAGTATATCACTTTAGACGAATGGAATTATCTCTATGTAACCGACAGCGGCAACCGGCGTATTCAAGTGTTTACATCTGATGGTAGAAGTATCACAGAATTCAGTGCCCCCGCACTTCAGGAACCAGCAGGCATCGCCGTCTCGAAAACCGGACGCGTCTTTGTTACCGATGCCGAAGCGAATGACATAAAGGTGTTCCAAGTTTTTCGGAAAAAGTCTGAACTATGATTTATATGATGGATCTGATGAGCTGCTTTCGTAATCACGGTTTATCGCATAAATCAGGGAAATCTCGGTCATGATTGATGAGCCAGCGATATAAGAGGGCAGATGTGTCATGATTATCGGAGGTCTCGTCATCAGGGTAATTAAACAAATTATAAAAATCCTGATTCTGATTGCTTGTTTGTGTCTGCTACCACATCCCAGTGGCACAGCCCAAGACCTCCCTAACGGCGAAGCCAAATCCCTTGAACTCCCTACCTTTTCCGTCCTCCAGAAAATAGAGTCCATTGAACTGGACGCAGCCGGGCGAGACTTTACGGTGAGGTATCCACCGATCCTTCCAAACAGCGAACGGATAACGGATGCAGACGGAAAAATGCTCGTGCGGGGTATCGACTATCAGATTGATTTCTATTTGGGTAAAATTACTTTCGGAAAAACGGAAGAAAAGGGTGCTCTCCAGTCTTCCACCCCTCCATCTTTACAACCAAACGTTTCTCAGCTTAAGATAACCTACCAGACGCTGCCCTTCGCGATTAAACAGGTCTATAAACGCGACCTTTACGGAACAGACATCAGAAATCAGCAATCAACAGTCGGTAATCAGCAAGACGCTGCTACTTCATCAGAAAACCTCTTTGATGAAAACCGAGTGCCGCCGGAAACCGAAAACCAATTAGAAGTATCTGGGAGTCAAACATTCGGTATTTCGGTTGGGAGTGGGCGTGGCGTGTCGCCGAATCAAGAACTCCACGTCAATGTAGAAGGGAAAGCCTCTGAAAGTATCACTGTCCTGGCACTCCTATCCGATCAGGATCTACCTATCCAACCTGAAGGCACAACTGAAAATATTCAGGACATCGATCAGAAATTGATTCGTATTACGCATCCGAACATGAGGGGAACCTTGGGAGACTTTGAGGGATCACTCGGTGCATCGGAATTTATTTTCTTTCCACGGGCATTAGAAGGGGTGCAGGTTGAAGGCGATTTCAAGTGGGTGGACTTTCATTTCATTCCGACTGCTATTCCGAAGGGGCAATCTACAAGTTTGGTGCTTCGCGGTGAGGAAGGACGCAGCGAATATCGGCTCACAGTCGATGGGCAATACGTCATTGTGAAAGCAGGCAGTGAAATCGTCTGGCTGAATGGCGAGAGAATGCGGCGCGGCGAAAACAACGATTATATTATCCGTGAATATGGGGATCCAATCGTCGAGTTTAACAGTAAACATCTCATAACGAGCAACGATGTAATTCGGATCGATTTTGAATACATCCCAGAAGATCGAGCGTATCAACAGAATCTTTACGGACTCAGTAGTGTCTTCACACTGCCCGGTGAGCGTTTAACCCTCGGCGCGTCCTATGCTGTTGAAGCAGATCTGAATCAACCCGAACAGACGCTCATCAACTTTGAAGATGTGGAACTGGAGGCTCTTCGCCAAAATATCCTTAATCCAAAGGAAGACGCGTCACCCCTCATACCACCACAAAAGCATACGGTATGGGGGATGGAGGGGCGTCTGAATATTACAGAGAAGGCATGGATTCAAGGCGAACTCGCCTATAGTAATCTTGATAAAAATACCTACTCCACTGTTGATCGGAAAGAGGTCAGCCGGGCATGGAAATTAATCGGTTATGCCGACTGGGACTTTGCGACATGGACCGACCAACTACGCCCTAAATTGACCACAAACCTTGACATACGGTCAATGGATGCCGACTTTGTGCCCGTCGGTGCTTCAAGTAGCAACCGGACCCGTTCGCGTTACGAAACACAATACGCCAAAGAGAGTTTTGATGATGCGTTCCTCCTTGACACCGCAGGCAGCCCTCAAGGTTCCCAAGACGAGAGAACCATGAACTTCGACATCCGAATGATGCCAACAGGTTGGTTAGAGGTCGACACCGGGGTCGGTAGAAGCGAAGAGAGAACCCCAGAGAATCGTCAGTTATCAGTTGTAGGGGCGGGGTTACCCCGCCCTTACGGAGGAGATCTTGCTCAATCAGACCCCTCTTTAACCGCCAACCGCCAACCGCCAGCTGATAACTATTCAACCATCCGCAATAATTTCAACTGGGGAGTCAACTTCAATCGACGTTCAGGCAGTGGGTGGGTAAGCCCAACCCTCATGCCTGTAGGCAGGGGGGAAACACCCCAGCAAAAACACTCCGATGCCCAACAAAGCGCATCTGCTGGAGCACAACTACTGAAGAAATTGCCGAATCTCCGTTGGGACGACTACCGTAGCAGTTCCCGGACAGAGGGTGAAGATTCAACAAGGGCACAATCGTTACAGAAATCTCGTCAAGAAGGAAATCTGTCGTATCCGCTCGGTCCATTCAGAATTTTGGGAACACTCGGGAGGGTGGAATCGAACGAGGCGCGTAATGCTGCGCTCAACCGAAAGCGAAACCGCGCAACCGGACGTATCGACCTCGCTGATTTCAAGTGGGCATCTTTGAACACGAGTTATGAGCTTGAGGAGGCTTTTGCGAAAGAACCGTTGCTTACTGTCGATGACGAGCCTATCGGGGTGTCGGATTGGCAGCGGAACACCACAGCACGCACTTGGAAAGTCGGTATCCTTTCACAGCAACAATCCTTTCTCAACGGAGGGGTGGATCTGACAGCAAACATTGCGCGACGGATGCTAAAAGCACACACCGATCTCGGCGCAGATACAACGACACAACTCGCGGATGTCAATCTCCAACTCACACCCCTCAGTCGGGCGATTGATATAGAAATCGCTTATGAATTAGATAAAAAACTGACAAGTCAACGCCGCGAGGTCTATACCGACATCCATCCACACACCGGTATTCTGCTTCAACCGGGCGAGGGATACTACGTGAAGTTAGATGATCTGCATTATGTAGAGGATCCCGAGGAAGGCACCTATATCAAAATCTATCAAAATGTGGGGGATAAACCGACAACCGCAGTAGATGCAGAATTCCGAATCCGTTTTCAGCCGCGTCAGTTTTTCGCACGGCGTGCCAGAGCAAGACAACAACAGCAACGCGAATTAATGTCGCAACGCGATAGTTTACGCCCAAATAACCGTAGGAGCGAGGGTGCCTCGCCCGTGCCAGACAAAATGTCTGCAACTGCCACACGATCTACCGACAACCAATTAGAATGGTTCCTAAAGGCTCTGAGAGGTCAAACACGGTTGTGGTTAACAGAAGAACAGGAGGTCGAGGATGTCGTATCGCTCTATCTGCTCCAAAGTCTACAAGGTTCAGAAACGCTTTTCGGACGAGTGAACCAGCACCATCGCTTTGAATTCTCGCCATCTCCAGCGTTTAGTTTTGAGGTCAATCTTCGTGCCGGCGAAACACTCAATCGGCGGATTAATAACCAAGAACGCCACAGACGCCACCGGACGTATGATGTGAGTCTCTCCGTGAACCCAACACAACGTATGTCCGTTGGTGTGAATTGGGAGCAACGCCGAGAAACCGAAAAATACAGTCAATTCCAATTGGAGGAGCTGGCACAGGAAACCGAGACGATACCGAACAGGGGAGACCTTCCATCAACACCTATCTCAGACTTGCGCCAATTTGAGCAGACGACTGAATTCAGTCTCCGATATGAACTCAGCAGTTCTGTGCGATGGAGTGGTATCGGAGGGTATAAATGGACAATTGACGAGGAGCAACTCGATGAGGAGCCGGAAGCCAGAACGCGGACATTCTCTTATGAAAATCGTATCACGTATAGTCTCATCGGCAGAGGACGTATTGATGTCAACTATAAGCTGGGTTATGGTGAGAGTACCGGTGGTATCCCCTTTGCGCAATACACATTCTACGAAGGCATCAGCCACGAAGTCCGCACAACCGCAGATTACAGATTGCGGAAATTTACCGATCTCCTGTTTCGGCTCAATTACCGCTTACTCTCCACGAAGCAACGGAAACCCGAACACCGCTTGGAGATGACGGTCAGTGCAGAACTCTAATAGCGTCCATGAACCAGAAACGATTTTATTACAGCGCAGCCTCTATAGAGATTGTTGCGAGAAAAGAATTGACTTTCCCTTCCCCACTGAACGAATTCCCGGTAGCTCCCAACTTAAAGCGTGTGCCTTCCTCAAAACGGTGGGTGATCCTTCCGCCCTTACCCGGTATAATCCCTGATGCTGAGGTAAGGACGACTTTAGGCATACCGTCTGTTGAGAGTTCATTATCGTTTGTGAACAGAATGAAAGCACCCGCACCCTCGGCACCCCCAATCCAGAGATCGATCGTGAGCGTCCCACCCTCTTTAAACGCTGTCGTATCAATTTCAACGGAATAGCCGGTTTTGGAATCCCAATGCTTTCGCTTTGGAAGGAAAAACCGCCCTCGTGTGTGAGTCCAAGGCGTTTTTTTTACGACTTGACATTTTTCGTGCATTGTGGTTTAATAGATATATCACGTTGGAAACCGACATTCTGAGCATTACCGTTTGGTAATGTGTCTGCCTCCTACTCAGAAGGGATAAACGCGTGATACGTGAAAGTCCATGAAATTAACCTTTAAGTATCCTCTGTATCCTACGAAAACAGAGGCAGAAACATTATTAGAGTGGTTTGCCCACCTCTGTGAACTTCAGAACTCTGCGCGCCACGATAGGCTTGTTGCGTATGAGACGGAAGGTGTTTTTGTTTCACTCTCTGACCAGCAGACCCTTCTCACAACCGCCCGTGAGAAATATGAAGATTTCCGCGCCGTGCCACAAGATTTCGGAACCACACGTTGCGAAGAACCGACAAAGCCTTTACGGCGTTTCGCAAACGTTGTAAAAACGGAGAGGCGAAAAAAGGGTATCCTCGCCATAAAATGCGTGTACGTTCTCTCACATGGAGTCTTCGCAAATATACCAAAGTTGTTCGTGAAAGTGCCAAAGCAAACCCTGATAAACAGACAATACGCGTTCGCGAGAATCCGATTATAGAAACCAACTACCGCCACAATCGCTTAAAAGTGCCGAAGTTAGGCGCAGTCAAAATACGCATGCACCGCCCCCTACAAGGCGACCCGAAAGAAGTCACGATCGTCAAGAAAGCGTCTGGCTGGTATGCTCATATCTCCTGTGAGATACCCGATACACCGAAAGTTGAACCGACTGACGCTCTGGCAGTTGATGTTGGCACGACACACTACCTAACGACTTCTGAAGGTGGAAAGGAGGAGAATCCGCGTTGGTATCGCCAAGCAGAAGGTTTACTGCGAAAACACTCCAAAACCCTTTCTCGAAAGAAAAAAGGGAGCAACCGAAGAAAGAAACAACAACACACGCTCGCGCTGCACCATGAACGCACTACAAACAAACGCAAAGACTTTATCAGTAAACTCGTCTATAAACTCTACCACCATTACGAAAATAATGTATTAGTGGCAGAGGATTTAGGCATATCCAATATGGTAAAGAACAAGCACCTCAGTAAGAGCATTTCCGATGCGTCTTGGAGTGAGTTCTTTCAGTGGTGTGGGAACAGAGCCGAAAGAGACGGTTTCCACTTCCACCAGGTCAATCCCAAAGACACCTCCCAAACTTGCTCTGCTTGTGGTCAGAAGTCGCCAAAGAAACTTTCGCTGGCGATACGCACTTTTGATTGTAGTTTTTGTGGCACGTCTTTAGACCGAGACCACAACGCTGCGATAAACATACTCTTCCGGGCGGCTTGTGCCCATCGTGGAGAGCGTTGGGTTACCAACCTCACTGAAACGAGAAACACGAACGAAGCACGAGACGCGGGCTTAGAGAACGCCAGACAACTCCTATTGTTTGATGGACTCCTGACAAGCCCAAGGCTTTAGGCTTGGGTACATTGACAAAGTGAAGGAGTGAAAAAATGGAACACACAACCCGAATTGAACTCGAAAATCTGAAAGATCTGCATGCAGTAGAATTAGGCGTTCGCAAATCCGAAGAGGTGCGACGACTCACCATCGAAAACGCCCTGGTCGATACTGGCGCAACAGGACTCTGTTTACCCAAATCCCTCATTGAGCAACTCGGACTCACCCCGCTCCGAAGTATAGAGGTGCAAACTGCAAACGGTCCTGCAGAGCGCACTGTTTATTCAGAGGTAAGATATACCGTCCTTGAACGTACCTACTCTATTCAGGTAACAGATCTTCCTGAGGATGCCCCTGTCCTCGTTGGACACATGATCTTGGAAGCTCTCGACCTCTGTGTTGATATGAGAAAGGGATTGATTCATAACCCAGCACACGGAGGCGCGTGGACAATCAAAATGCTCTAACGAGAAAAATAAAATGAAAACTACCCATAAGATCCTTTTTCAAGACGCGCGAGATTTGAAAGAAATCCCTTCAGAAAGTGTTGATCTCGTCGTTACCTCCCCACCGTATCCCATGATTGAGATGTGGGATGAAATGTTTAGTCGTCAGAATCCAGAGATTCAGAAGGCATTGGCATGCGGCGATGGGAAGCAGGCGTATGCGTTGATGCACGAGGTTCTCGATGCTGTATGGGGTGAAGTGTTCAGGGTTTTAAAGGAGGGTAGGTTTGCCTGCATCAATATCGGTGATGCGACACGGAAGGTCCAAGATGATTTTTGTTTGTATCCAAACCACGCGAGAATCTTGAATTACCTCTTAAGTATCGGGTTTTCAGCACTCCCTGATATCCTCTGGCGGAAACAGGCGAATACTCCCAATAAATTTATGGGATCGGGCATGCTGCCTGCGGGCGCGTATGTGACACTGGAACACGAGTATATTCTAATCGTCAGAAAAGGTTCCAAACGAGAATTTAAAACAGAGGACGAGAAACAAAACAGGCGCGAAAGTGCGCTGTTTTGGGAAGAACGCAATATCTGGTATTCGGATGTGTGGACGGATATTAAAGGAACAGGACAGAAACTTCCGAAGGCGATGTCGCGATTGAGAAGTGCGGCATTTCCATTTGATTTGGCATATCGACTCATCAATATGTATTCTGTGAAAGGTGATGTGATACTCGATCCGTTTCTGGGGACAGGCACCACGACTGCGGCTGCAATGACATCGGGACGCAACAGCATTGGTGTTGAAATCGACGAGAATTTTCAACAGGTTATTTGTCCAATTGTGCACCATATCGTTGATTTTTCAAACGATTATTTGCAGGACAGATTGTTAAGACACTTGGGGTTTATCGAAAATAGAATCCAAAACTCGAAACCGTTAAAATATACAAACAAGCACTACGATTGTCCGGTGGTGACGAGCCAGGAGCAATTTATTTTCCTGAACGGCTTAAAAGAGGTTCATACACCCCGGGATAACATTTTT carries:
- a CDS encoding IS200/IS605 family element transposase accessory protein TnpB, with amino-acid sequence MRVRSLTWSLRKYTKVVRESAKANPDKQTIRVRENPIIETNYRHNRLKVPKLGAVKIRMHRPLQGDPKEVTIVKKASGWYAHISCEIPDTPKVEPTDALAVDVGTTHYLTTSEGGKEENPRWYRQAEGLLRKHSKTLSRKKKGSNRRKKQQHTLALHHERTTNKRKDFISKLVYKLYHHYENNVLVAEDLGISNMVKNKHLSKSISDASWSEFFQWCGNRAERDGFHFHQVNPKDTSQTCSACGQKSPKKLSLAIRTFDCSFCGTSLDRDHNAAINILFRAACAHRGERWVTNLTETRNTNEARDAGLENARQLLLFDGLLTSPRL
- a CDS encoding aspartyl protease: MEHTTRIELENLKDLHAVELGVRKSEEVRRLTIENALVDTGATGLCLPKSLIEQLGLTPLRSIEVQTANGPAERTVYSEVRYTVLERTYSIQVTDLPEDAPVLVGHMILEALDLCVDMRKGLIHNPAHGGAWTIKML
- a CDS encoding site-specific DNA-methyltransferase, whose product is MKTTHKILFQDARDLKEIPSESVDLVVTSPPYPMIEMWDEMFSRQNPEIQKALACGDGKQAYALMHEVLDAVWGEVFRVLKEGRFACINIGDATRKVQDDFCLYPNHARILNYLLSIGFSALPDILWRKQANTPNKFMGSGMLPAGAYVTLEHEYILIVRKGSKREFKTEDEKQNRRESALFWEERNIWYSDVWTDIKGTGQKLPKAMSRLRSAAFPFDLAYRLINMYSVKGDVILDPFLGTGTTTAAAMTSGRNSIGVEIDENFQQVICPIVHHIVDFSNDYLQDRLLRHLGFIENRIQNSKPLKYTNKHYDCPVVTSQEQFIFLNGLKEVHTPRDNIFEVVYATRPQAWNFDQFPETLAREKEKSHTKPLKVRRGKNGSRLEKRI